A window of the Cheilinus undulatus linkage group 21, ASM1832078v1, whole genome shotgun sequence genome harbors these coding sequences:
- the LOC121503476 gene encoding chromatin modification-related protein eaf-1-like encodes MENLTAALKTLNKNSGNNLNCLETFTGYENPSPVQGSPARLGRLIKPKPNMTCRRKREFISDEKKDASYWEKRRKNNEAAKRSREKRRLNDMVLENRVIALNDENVRLKTELLQLKLRFGLISTASYIEKSQQISGGNNVGNGGSSSSSSTQYYSSGYSSGSQVMMNSDSSETEQSGHGEGHRQLVKYSPRGSLSDMSDGSSRDSPEPIPFEIKQEGDRLEMDIANGTTTQIMFNIHRGLASVPTHHQIQQHSQELEAAYHSHQQQHPLQQQQQPHQEPVTTINTVSQPSPHPPAAQRSVILYGSSSASYPVETLTRPQDINLQAAQNHSSSSSQMGVSQLSQSITEGSTEPLAEVKKQLERKSLDSSTYELSDSHNEAEDGQMYKVCQLTQQHLQHEQQPHQQEGDSPAGILHKQIEGVHQSQLYHHLQQPHHSYLSAQDEEPPVLTYEGGPRREAFYQGQPSIASKFTSSSDGDHCSSDKEVSADDDDFPSSSCPDTGSYSNQQLSGLHQPASPAPSSQSCSQAQGRDPQGEVKGTALPHKLRLKHRAMSSGSSGGHSSGQESPTTPPSATPPPLPQHPYLSLMPQQNINRESQGGACKQGGSGEGAKKESGKKETGGRRNKRRD; translated from the coding sequence ATGGAaaatctgactgcagctctcaAGACATTGAATAAAAACTCAGGAAATAACCTAAACTGCCTTGAGACTTTCACTGGTTATGAAAACCCTTCTCCTGTCCAAGGAAGTCCAGCTCGCTTAGGGCGCCTCATCAAGCCTAAACCCAATATGACCTGCAGGCGAAAGCGCGAGTTCATTTCTGATGAGAAGAAGGATGCCTCCTACTGGGAGAAACGACGTAAAAACAATGAAGCAGCCAAGCGATCTCGGGAGAAGCGACGTCTCAATGATATGGTCCTGGAGAACCGTGTCATTGCACTGAATGATGAGAATGTGAGGCTCAAGACAGAGCTGCTCCAGTTAAAGCTACGCTTTGGCCTTATAAGCACTGCTTCTTACATTGAAAAGAGCCAACAGATCAGTGGAGGAAACAATGTAGGAAATGGAGGCTCATCCTCATCGTCTTCTACCCAGTACTATTCCAGCGGTTACTCTAGTGGTTCTCAGGTGATGATGAACTCTGATTCTTCAGAAACAGAGCAGTCAGGACACGGCGAGGGTCACAGGCAGTTGGTGAAATACTCCCCACGAGGCTCTCTCTCTGACATGTCTGATGGATCCTCCAGAGACAGCCCTGAGCCAATTCCTTTTGAGATCAAACAGGAAGGTGACAGGCTAGAGATGGACATTGCCAATGGCACCACCACCCAGATAATGTTTAATATCCATCGTGGTCTCGCCTCTGTGCCCACTCACCACCAAATCCAGCAACATTCTCAGGAGCTGGAGGCTGCTTATCATAgccatcagcagcagcatccccttcaacaacaacaacaaccccATCAGGAACCTGTTACCACtatcaacactgtcagccagcCTTCCCCTCATCCACCTGCTGCCCAGAGGAGCGTGATTCTATATGGTTCCAGCAGTGCCTCCTATCCAGTTGAAACCCTGACAAGGCCCCAAGACATCAATCTGCAGGCAGCTCAGAAtcacagcagcagtagcagccaGATGGGTGTCAGTCAACTGTCGCAGTCCATCACTGAGGGCTCCACAGAGCCACTGGCTGAGGTGAAAAAGCAGCTTGAGAGGAAGTCATTAGATTCCTCTACTTATGAGCTCTCAGACAGTCACAATGAGGCTGAGGATGGACAAATGTACAAAGTCTGCCAACTTACCCAGCAGCACCTGCAGCACGAGCAGCAGCCACACCAGCAAGAGGGCGATTCACCTGCAGGGATCCTCCACAAACAAATAGAGGGAGTCCACCAATCACAGCTGTACCACCATCTCCAGCAGCCTCATCATTCGTACCTCAGTGCCCAAGATGAGGAGCCACCTGTGCTTACCTATGAGGGTGGGCCCAGAAGGGAGGCGTTTTACCAAGGCCAACCTAGCATCGCTAGTAAATTCACTTCATCCAGTGATGGAGACCACTGCAGCTCTGATAAAGAGGTCTCCGCAGATGATGACGACTTCCCCTCCTCGTCCTGCCCAGATACGGGCAGCTACAGTAACCAACAACTGTCTGGCCTCCACCAACCTGCCTCACCTGCACCCTCCTCCCAAAGCTGCTCTCAGGCCCAGGGCCGGGATCCACAGGGGGAGGTGAAGGGCACGGCGTTGCctcacaaactcagactcaaACACCGGGCCATGAGCTCGGGTAGCAGTGGTGGACACTCCTCCGGCCAGGAGTCCCCAACAACCCCTCCCTCTGCAACACCTCCTCCCCTTCCCCAGCACCCCTACTTGTCTCTCATGCCACAGCAGAACATTAACAGAGAGAGCCAAGGTGGAGCCTGTAAGCAGGGAGGCTCAGGGGAGGGGGCTAAGAAGGAAAGCGGGAAAAAGGAGACAGGTGGACGACGAAACAAGAGGCGAGATTAG